In Geminocystis sp. NIES-3708, a single window of DNA contains:
- a CDS encoding response regulator transcription factor has protein sequence MSRILVIDDDPAISELVSINLEMAGYDICQAEDGIKGQALALQIQPDLIMLDLMLPKVDGFTVCQRLRRDERTSNIPVLMLTALVQTKDKVDGFNAGADDYLTKPFEVEEMLARVKALLRRSERTSQSTKHSEILNYGSLTLVPERFEAIWFEKTIKLTHLEFELLHCLLQRHGQTVSPSDILKEVWGYDPNDDIETIRVHVRHLRTKLEPDPRRPRYIKTVYGAGYCLELNQNNNN, from the coding sequence ATGTCTCGAATATTAGTTATTGATGACGATCCAGCAATCTCAGAATTAGTATCTATTAACTTAGAAATGGCAGGATACGATATTTGTCAAGCAGAAGATGGTATTAAAGGACAAGCTTTAGCATTACAAATTCAACCAGATTTAATTATGTTAGATCTGATGTTACCAAAAGTTGATGGTTTCACTGTCTGTCAAAGATTGAGACGGGATGAAAGAACTTCTAATATTCCTGTATTAATGTTAACAGCTTTAGTGCAAACTAAAGATAAGGTTGATGGTTTTAATGCTGGTGCTGATGATTACTTAACAAAACCTTTTGAAGTAGAAGAAATGTTGGCAAGGGTAAAAGCATTATTAAGAAGAAGTGAGCGTACTTCACAATCTACCAAGCATAGCGAAATTCTTAATTATGGATCTTTAACCCTTGTGCCTGAAAGATTTGAAGCAATTTGGTTCGAGAAAACGATCAAGCTAACTCATTTAGAATTTGAGTTGTTGCATTGTTTATTACAACGTCACGGACAAACTGTTTCCCCTAGTGATATTCTCAAAGAAGTATGGGGATATGATCCAAATGATGATATTGAAACCATTAGAGTTCACGTTAGACATCTAAGAACAAAATTAGAGCCTGATCCCCGTCGCCCTCGTTATATTAAAACGGTATATGGTGCAGGATATTGTTTAGAATTAAATCAAAATAATAATAATTAA
- a CDS encoding pentapeptide repeat-containing protein, with the protein MSAILLYFKEARNRKKREHYEAWQVINSAHNQGGSGGRINALEDLNKDHVSLENLTVIEADLTKINLQKADLGKANFAKSRLERANLQEAVLVSANLQEAVLVGANLENAILSNANLQGADLRKVNFKNAMLFNVNLQDATLTGTNFEQAVLSNAKLQGAILSKADFSQAILDNAKLQGCILNKSNFQGANLSNTNFEKAILQEVNFSQANVFNANFDEADLSEADLTNVINLTEKQIFKAIICKTLLPNKIIIDSNRDCNVKVEQIFQEDGQLSEEEKKQLLRLKNFIQLASEDGKISQDEMKTIESLITSDHRINIQELKILQELINSKIEKGELNLE; encoded by the coding sequence TTGTCAGCTATACTACTTTATTTTAAAGAAGCTCGTAATCGCAAAAAAAGAGAACATTATGAAGCGTGGCAAGTAATTAATTCTGCCCATAATCAAGGAGGAAGTGGAGGAAGAATTAATGCTTTAGAAGATTTGAATAAAGATCATGTTTCTTTAGAAAATTTAACAGTAATAGAAGCAGATTTAACAAAAATTAATTTACAAAAAGCCGATTTAGGAAAAGCTAATTTTGCAAAATCTCGTTTAGAAAGAGCTAATTTACAAGAAGCTGTTTTAGTTAGTGCTAATTTACAAGAAGCTGTTTTAGTAGGTGCTAATTTAGAAAATGCAATTTTAAGTAATGCTAATCTTCAAGGTGCCGATTTACGGAAGGTTAATTTTAAAAATGCAATGTTATTTAATGTTAATCTTCAAGATGCAACTTTAACAGGCACAAATTTTGAACAAGCAGTTTTAAGTAATGCTAAATTACAAGGTGCAATTTTAAGTAAAGCTGATTTTAGTCAAGCTATTTTAGATAATGCCAAGTTACAAGGTTGCATTTTAAACAAGAGTAATTTTCAAGGTGCAAATTTAAGTAATACTAATTTTGAAAAAGCCATATTACAGGAAGTCAATTTCTCTCAAGCCAATGTTTTTAATGCTAATTTTGATGAAGCTGATTTAAGTGAAGCTGATTTAACGAATGTCATTAATTTAACTGAAAAACAAATTTTTAAAGCTATAATTTGTAAAACATTATTACCGAATAAAATTATTATTGATTCTAATCGAGATTGTAATGTTAAAGTAGAACAAATTTTTCAAGAAGATGGACAACTTTCTGAGGAAGAAAAAAAACAATTATTAAGATTAAAAAACTTTATTCAACTTGCTTCAGAAGATGGTAAAATTTCTCAAGATGAAATGAAAACTATTGAATCTTTAATTACTTCTGATCATAGAATTAATATTCAAGAGTTAAAAATTTTACAAGAATTGATTAATTCTAAAATTGAAAAGGGAGAATTAAATTTAGAATGA
- a CDS encoding YqhA family protein translates to MKKRINKIEFIFENLIWNFRFFVLFPVIFSLFSSLKFFIIGSLDIWAGLILKFNVKDPEGAITYKIVSYIIGGIDYYLIGIVLLIFSFGIYELFISKIDIRFEQDEINILQSESLEELKGKLVQVIVVALIVSLFKKMLNLEVKQASDLAYIALSILLISISSYLLQLQHKSSHKSHHENH, encoded by the coding sequence ATGAAAAAAAGAATAAATAAAATTGAATTTATTTTTGAAAATCTTATTTGGAATTTTCGTTTTTTTGTTTTATTTCCTGTTATTTTTAGTTTATTTAGTTCCTTAAAATTTTTTATTATTGGTAGTTTAGATATTTGGGCAGGATTAATTTTAAAGTTTAATGTTAAAGATCCAGAAGGAGCAATTACTTATAAAATTGTCTCTTATATTATTGGTGGTATCGATTATTATTTAATTGGTATTGTCTTATTAATTTTTAGTTTTGGTATTTACGAACTTTTTATTTCTAAAATTGATATTCGATTTGAGCAAGACGAAATTAATATTCTTCAAAGTGAATCTTTAGAAGAGTTAAAAGGAAAATTGGTTCAAGTTATTGTAGTCGCATTAATCGTAAGTTTATTTAAAAAAATGTTAAATTTAGAAGTAAAACAAGCTAGTGATTTAGCATATATTGCTTTATCTATCTTACTGATTTCTATAAGTAGTTATTTACTTCAATTACAACATAAAAGTTCTCATAAATCTCACCACGAAAATCATTAA
- a CDS encoding ion transporter, protein MKVIRENSTFRIIWDSFILILIFVTVGLLPFQIAFNQDLLLDYQKLNYFFDSFFFIDIFLNFFTSYRYHGEEITDLKKTKNHYFKKFFFIDFVANIPLDILFVFFPQITIGKIPLFLVLRLLRLLRITRLLLIFNRWESYSHINPGYVRITKLFITVIILTHWIACIWFFLAFIDNFPADSWVVALEIENASVIRQYIYSLYWAVTTMTTIGYGDITPHRDIEYVATTMIMIVGASTYAFIIGNIASLFSNLDSAKIAHKNKTEALTQFLAYHNVPKSLIFQLRNYYDYIWERHRGLPENNFFEDLPLHFHLDILQHITGDLLEKVALFQYCSPRLRNVLLIALKFQTYPPNSYIVKEGDLGQAIYFISLGKVEILSEQESNFEFILETGEYFGHLSLIFNEKLTASVKTLTYCEIFILNRKQFNYIKNEYPEFKDVLKKAASEHTKKMSELILEGLIL, encoded by the coding sequence GTGAAAGTAATCAGAGAAAATTCTACATTTAGAATAATTTGGGATAGTTTTATACTGATTTTAATTTTTGTTACCGTTGGATTATTACCGTTTCAAATTGCATTTAATCAAGATTTATTATTAGATTATCAAAAATTAAATTATTTCTTCGATTCTTTTTTTTTCATAGATATATTCTTAAATTTTTTTACTTCTTATCGTTATCATGGGGAAGAAATTACAGATCTAAAAAAAACAAAAAATCATTACTTTAAAAAATTCTTTTTTATTGATTTTGTTGCCAATATTCCTCTTGATATTTTGTTTGTATTCTTTCCACAAATTACTATTGGTAAAATACCTTTATTTTTAGTTTTAAGACTCTTACGTCTTTTAAGAATTACCAGACTTTTACTAATTTTTAATCGTTGGGAAAGTTATAGTCACATTAATCCAGGTTATGTCAGAATTACAAAATTATTTATTACTGTAATTATTCTTACTCATTGGATTGCGTGTATTTGGTTTTTTCTTGCCTTTATTGACAATTTTCCCGCAGATTCTTGGGTTGTTGCTTTAGAAATCGAAAATGCTTCTGTGATTAGACAATATATTTATTCTCTTTATTGGGCTGTGACAACTATGACTACGATTGGTTATGGAGACATTACCCCTCATCGAGATATTGAATATGTAGCCACAACTATGATTATGATTGTGGGAGCATCTACTTACGCTTTTATTATTGGTAATATCGCTTCTCTTTTTAGTAATCTTGATTCAGCGAAAATTGCCCATAAGAATAAAACTGAGGCTTTAACACAATTTTTAGCCTATCATAATGTTCCAAAATCCTTAATTTTTCAACTCAGAAATTATTATGATTATATCTGGGAACGTCACCGAGGCTTACCAGAAAATAATTTTTTTGAAGATTTACCTCTACATTTTCATTTAGATATTCTTCAACACATTACAGGAGATTTATTAGAAAAAGTAGCGTTATTTCAATATTGCTCTCCTCGTTTAAGAAATGTTTTACTTATCGCTCTTAAATTTCAAACCTATCCACCTAATAGTTATATTGTCAAAGAAGGAGATTTAGGACAAGCCATTTATTTTATTTCTTTAGGCAAAGTTGAAATTTTATCAGAACAAGAATCTAATTTTGAATTTATATTAGAAACAGGAGAATATTTTGGACATTTATCTTTGATTTTTAATGAAAAACTCACCGCATCAGTAAAAACTTTAACTTATTGTGAAATTTTTATTTTAAATAGAAAACAATTTAATTATATCAAAAATGAATATCCAGAATTTAAAGATGTTTTAAAAAAAGCCGCATCTGAACATACAAAAAAGATGTCAGAATTAATTTTAGAGGGATTAATACTGTAA
- a CDS encoding glycoside hydrolase has product MAHPLYVAFIWHQHQPLYKSRLSSHDFGGQYRLPWVRLHGIKDYLDLVLILEKYPLLHQTVNLVPSLILQLEEYANGTAIDPYLALTLTPVTELTKEQKQYIIAHFFDANHYHLIRPHARYEELYQERHLKGEQWCYERWDDKDYSDLLAWHNLAWFDPLFWDDPDIAGWLEKGHNFTLRDRQHICAKQQEIIARIIPQHKKMQETGQLEVTTTPYTHPILPLLADTNAGRVAIPNMTLPDTRFLWEEDIPRHLNKAWNIYEDRFGRSPRGLWPSEQSVSPSILPHVAKKGFNWLCSDEAVLGWSINHFFQRDEMGNLYEPEYLYRPYRLETSEGDLSIIFRDHRLSDLIGFTYGAMNPEQAAGDLIGHLEAIARRLKERQWGDDKSTLENPWLVTIALDGENCWEFYEKDGKLFLESLYSRLSQQSQIKLVTVSEFIDQFPPTQILNSKSLHSGSWVDGSFSTWIGDPAKNRAWEYLKTAREILAKHSEATEENNPEAWEALYAAEGSDWFWWFGDPHHSNHDAMFDQLFREHLIVLYQALDETPPEYLYKPVAEVETKLANDYLPASFIHPVIDGRGDEEDWDKAGKIKIGGARGTMHRASLIPAIFYGWDHLNFYLRFDIKPGVKAGQDLPSELHLFWYYPGRLIRNNQIYLANLPDEAPLHYYYHHHLCINLVTKTIWLQEAGEDGNWHSRYCGARIAFDTSIEISVPWKDLHIDPDAELNLLAILAENGQYKEYLPENNLIRLQAP; this is encoded by the coding sequence ATGGCTCATCCTCTCTATGTTGCATTTATCTGGCATCAACATCAGCCATTGTATAAATCTCGCCTGTCTAGTCATGATTTTGGTGGACAATATCGTTTACCTTGGGTTAGGCTACACGGTATCAAAGATTATTTAGATTTAGTTTTAATTCTTGAAAAATATCCTTTACTACATCAAACTGTCAACCTTGTTCCCTCTTTGATTTTACAGTTAGAAGAATATGCTAATGGTACAGCTATCGATCCTTATTTAGCTTTAACTCTTACTCCTGTCACTGAATTAACTAAAGAACAAAAACAATATATAATTGCACATTTTTTCGACGCTAATCATTATCATTTGATTCGCCCCCATGCTCGATATGAAGAACTTTATCAAGAACGTCATCTAAAAGGTGAACAATGGTGTTATGAACGTTGGGATGATAAAGATTACAGTGATTTGTTAGCATGGCATAATTTAGCATGGTTTGATCCTCTTTTTTGGGATGATCCTGATATTGCTGGATGGCTAGAAAAAGGTCACAATTTTACATTACGTGATCGCCAACATATTTGTGCTAAACAACAAGAAATTATTGCCCGTATTATTCCACAGCATAAAAAAATGCAGGAAACAGGACAATTAGAAGTTACCACAACCCCTTACACTCATCCAATTTTACCCTTATTAGCCGATACAAATGCAGGAAGAGTCGCCATTCCAAATATGACTTTACCTGATACTCGTTTTCTCTGGGAAGAAGATATTCCTCGTCACCTCAACAAAGCATGGAATATTTATGAAGATAGATTTGGGCGATCGCCAAGAGGATTATGGCCTAGTGAACAGTCTGTTAGTCCTTCAATTTTACCCCATGTTGCCAAAAAAGGATTTAATTGGTTATGCTCTGATGAAGCAGTTTTAGGATGGAGTATCAATCACTTTTTTCAGCGAGATGAAATGGGGAATTTATATGAACCAGAATACCTATATCGCCCTTATCGATTAGAAACCTCAGAAGGTGATTTAAGTATCATTTTTCGAGATCACCGTCTATCAGATTTAATCGGCTTTACCTACGGTGCAATGAACCCAGAACAAGCCGCAGGAGATTTAATTGGACATTTAGAAGCTATTGCTAGACGGTTAAAAGAAAGACAGTGGGGAGATGACAAAAGCACTTTAGAAAATCCTTGGTTAGTGACAATCGCTCTTGACGGAGAAAACTGTTGGGAATTTTACGAAAAAGATGGTAAATTATTTTTAGAATCCCTTTATAGTCGGCTATCTCAACAATCACAAATTAAATTAGTTACTGTTTCTGAATTTATCGATCAATTTCCTCCTACCCAAATCCTCAATAGCAAGAGTTTACATAGTGGTTCATGGGTTGATGGTAGCTTTAGTACATGGATTGGAGATCCTGCGAAAAATCGAGCATGGGAATATCTTAAAACCGCTAGAGAAATTTTAGCAAAACATTCAGAAGCCACAGAAGAAAATAATCCCGAAGCGTGGGAAGCATTATACGCTGCCGAAGGTTCAGATTGGTTTTGGTGGTTTGGTGATCCTCATCATTCTAATCATGATGCGATGTTTGACCAATTATTTAGAGAACATTTAATTGTTTTATATCAAGCCTTAGATGAAACTCCACCAGAATATTTATATAAACCTGTTGCGGAAGTTGAAACAAAATTAGCTAATGATTATTTACCTGCTAGTTTCATTCATCCCGTCATAGATGGGCGAGGGGATGAGGAAGATTGGGATAAGGCTGGAAAAATCAAAATTGGTGGAGCAAGGGGAACTATGCACCGTGCAAGTCTCATTCCTGCTATATTCTATGGTTGGGATCACCTTAACTTTTACCTGCGTTTTGACATCAAGCCGGGGGTTAAAGCGGGGCAAGACTTACCTTCTGAATTACATTTATTTTGGTACTATCCCGGCAGATTAATCCGTAATAATCAGATTTATTTGGCTAATTTGCCTGATGAAGCCCCTCTTCACTATTACTATCACCATCATTTGTGTATAAATTTAGTAACTAAAACTATTTGGTTACAAGAAGCGGGAGAAGATGGTAACTGGCACTCTCGTTATTGTGGTGCAAGAATTGCTTTTGATACCTCTATAGAAATTTCTGTACCGTGGAAAGATTTACATATCGATCCTGATGCTGAACTAAATCTATTGGCAATATTAGCAGAAAATGGTCAATATAAAGAATATTTACCCGAAAATAACTTGATTCGCCTTCAAGCACCATAA
- the cysC gene encoding adenylyl-sulfate kinase, with translation MEQKGVTIWFTGLSGAGKTTISHQVELKLREQGYKLEVLDGDIVRTNLTKGLGFSKEDRDENIRRIGFVSNLLTRNGVIVIVSAISPYREIRDEVREKIGNFVEVFVNAPLSVCEDRDVKGLYKKARSGEIKMFTGISDPYEAPLNPEIECRTDLEELDESVNKVLQSLEKLGYLPQPVVV, from the coding sequence ATGGAACAAAAAGGCGTAACCATTTGGTTTACTGGATTAAGCGGTGCTGGAAAAACCACCATTAGTCATCAAGTAGAATTAAAATTAAGAGAACAAGGCTATAAATTAGAAGTGTTAGACGGTGATATAGTTCGCACAAATTTAACGAAGGGATTAGGTTTTAGTAAAGAAGACAGAGATGAAAATATCCGCCGTATTGGTTTTGTCTCAAATTTACTTACTCGCAATGGTGTTATCGTTATTGTTTCAGCTATTTCTCCTTATCGTGAAATTAGAGATGAAGTCAGGGAAAAAATCGGCAATTTTGTTGAAGTTTTTGTCAACGCTCCTTTGTCAGTATGTGAAGATAGAGACGTAAAAGGTTTATATAAAAAAGCCCGTAGCGGAGAAATCAAAATGTTTACAGGTATTAGTGATCCTTATGAAGCACCTCTTAACCCTGAAATTGAGTGTCGCACTGACTTAGAAGAATTAGACGAAAGCGTAAATAAAGTATTACAATCTTTAGAAAAACTTGGTTATTTACCTCAACCTGTAGTTGTCTAA
- a CDS encoding TIGR00297 family protein — translation MININLDWSNSWLIAIILNTILITIALISPKKLLTVIGYFHSWVLGVIIWGCLQWQGYLVVMFYFFVGSGITRVGIAQKEAEGIAEKRSGVRGPENVWGSALIGTLCALGYVFAPVPWQQFFLIGYLASFATKLSDTCASEIGKAYGKNTFLITTFKPVPRGTEGAVSLEGTIAGFIASLAIASLGYGIGMINIIGVIICLISAFIATNLESVIGATLQTKFDWLTNEIVNVFNTFIGAIVAIFCTYIYLKTLSL, via the coding sequence ATGATAAATATTAATCTTGATTGGTCTAATTCTTGGTTAATTGCCATTATTTTAAATACAATTCTTATTACTATTGCTTTAATTTCTCCCAAAAAATTATTAACCGTCATAGGTTATTTTCATAGTTGGGTATTAGGAGTGATTATATGGGGATGTTTACAATGGCAAGGTTATTTGGTAGTAATGTTTTATTTTTTTGTAGGATCAGGAATTACTCGTGTAGGAATAGCACAAAAAGAAGCAGAAGGCATAGCTGAAAAACGCTCAGGGGTTAGAGGACCTGAAAACGTCTGGGGAAGTGCCTTAATTGGCACCCTATGTGCGTTAGGTTATGTTTTTGCTCCTGTCCCTTGGCAACAGTTTTTTTTAATCGGTTATTTGGCTAGTTTTGCCACTAAATTATCGGATACCTGTGCTAGTGAAATAGGGAAAGCATACGGTAAAAATACTTTCTTGATTACCACCTTTAAACCAGTGCCCAGAGGTACAGAAGGTGCTGTAAGCCTTGAAGGCACTATTGCTGGTTTTATTGCTAGTCTGGCGATCGCCTCATTAGGTTATGGTATCGGTATGATTAACATTATTGGTGTCATTATTTGTTTAATATCCGCTTTTATTGCTACTAATTTAGAGAGTGTAATTGGAGCAACTTTACAAACTAAATTTGACTGGTTAACCAATGAAATTGTCAACGTTTTCAATACTTTTATAGGAGCAATAGTTGCAATTTTCTGTACTTATATTTATCTTAAAACTTTGTCCCTATAA